The Wolbachia endosymbiont of Oedothorax gibbosus region TTCTTTCCTTCCTTAACTTCCTTTAAATCATCATCAAGATCAGACAACAAACTATCAGATTTAAGTATCTTGAGTGTATCTTCCAAAGTCATATAGTCTATTACTGTTAAATCATCTTTCTCCTGTTCTCTTTGAGAATTAGATGCAGTAGGAATTTCTTTATCCTTCATATCAATATGTTCTACACTTTCCATATTAGCGCTACTAGCACCATCATTTTTATCTGGCAACATTTTACTACCCTCCTTTTTCCATTTAAAAAAATACATCAACAACAAAATAAGCAAAAGAACCACTAATGCTACAATTAATAAGAGGACTACAAGATCCCTATTTTTCACAAAACCCCCTTATAACTATAACATTATAAATCATCTGCTGAGGTTATTACTTACGTAATTAGACAATACAGGCTCATCTATATAAGAGCTCGGTTCAGATATCACTACAATATCATCATCCAATTCATCAGAAGACTCAGTTGCTATATTAGAGGCTTGAGTAGCACCATTTGTCTTATGCAAGCCTTGTGTTGCAGTAGTGTCACTATGTTGCGAATTTTCTGTTACAGATTGTTCGCTATAGTTATCTGCCCCTTGCAAGTTTTGTATTGCAGCATTTACGCTTGGTAAATTAAGAATTGTGTTCATTTTTGTAAGCAAATCTTGATTGGCCAACTGAGTTTCATTCCTGTCATTATCCATTTTTTTTATTAATTCTCTTAACTCTTGTTTTTCTTGATCAGATCTTTTAATTAACTCTTTCTTATCCTCCTCAAACTTTTCCATTAAATCTTTTTTTTCTTGCTCTATTTTATCAATTATTTTTTTGTTTTTCTCATCCATTTCTTGTATCAGAACCTTTAAGTTCTCTTTTTCCTTTTCAGATTTTTCAGTTGACTCTTTTTTATCCTTCTCAAATTTTTCCTTTAACTCTTTTTTTTCTTTCTCCATTCTATTAGTCAATATTAGGTGTCTTTCCTCTACTTCTTCTTCTGCCTTAGCCATTTTTTTCATTAAATCCACTAGCTCTTTTTTGCTTCCCTCAGAGTTTTTCATTAATTCTATTTTTTCTTTCTCGAGCTCTATTTTTTCTTTCTCAAGCTTTTCTTTTTCTTCAACAGTCTTCTTAATTAAAGAAGAGTATTTTTCTTCAACTGCCTTCAGCTGCTTTTCAAAACTTTCTGACATTTCTTTATTCTGATTTTTTAATTCTGATACAATTTTGTTGTACTTAGAACCAGCAGCTGAAGCTCCAATCGCAGCCCCTGCTCCTGTTAATAATGCACCACCACCAATTATTGCTGCTCCAACTAACATAGAATACCCCCTCGGTAACAAAAACAAATATGAGTCAATGTAACATAATAAATTTATAACGCAACTACTTTTGAAAAAATATTTTTAGCAGAAACATAATACAAATTAGCGTCACAAAAGTTTTAGTTGTTTACTTTCTTCAAAAATAGTACCTACCTTCGTGAGAACAATTTAAATAAAAGCGGCGTTGTGAAAATAAAAGCCTGAAATTTTTGCAATAAAGCTAGGTACGTTAGTTCGTATATAAATATGGTGAAATGGACTAATATAGCTAGTTTTAAGATATGGTAGAATCACCATAAAGGAAAGTTCGCACGGTACGCTTGGTAGACCAACACATCCCAAAACGAACATTTCTCACGCTAGCTGGTTTTGGTTGCTGGAAATGGCCATATTATTTAAGTTTTTAACAGTATATTTTGCTAAATTAATAGCAATCCATTTGAGAAGAGGTGAATCTAAATAGCAACTTAAATGTTAATTAATCACTAGTATGTTAAAATAAATAACTAATTGTGAGGTTGACATGGATATAGCATCCAATGGATCGCTTGAAAAACGCTTGAATCTAGAAGATAATAGTTCTCTAAGGGTTATTACTAGAGAGCCTATTCACACTTTCGATCAAAGGGAGTTATTAGATCAGTTGAAGAATCAATTACCTAGTGGCTTTAAGATAGGAGCCGCTGTAGGTAAAGGAGATTGTTTTTTTGATGCCATGGCTCAGCGATTGAATGAACTAAAAGAGCAAGGACTAGTTACAAGTAGTGAAAAATTTAACGTAAAGTTTTTACGGGAAAGTTGCAAAAAGTATGCACAGAATAAACTACAGGATGACAGTTCGTGGTTGAAAAAAGCTTTAAGTCGAGAAACTGAGGATATTGCAGGATATATTCCACGTATTGAATTTACTGCAAGAGATATCGAAAGTGCGAATCCTATAGAGGTATTAGGGTTGAAAAATGCTATATGGGGAAGAACTGAAATTGAGGGAAAAATTATATGTGAAGAGTACAAAGTTAAAATTAAGGTTATAGAGTTAAGAGATCAACAAATAGAAGGGTTACATGTTACTACAGATGAGATAGGTGCAGGTGATAGTGTTGTATATATAGTGAATTACAGGAACCATTTTGTACCACTTCTTGATAATATTGAAAAAAATATTGAGGAAAGTGAAAAAGTTTCTATAGAAGAAGTTTATGGTATAGATGGAAAGGTTTATACAAAAGGAAAATTTCAAACCGAGGGAATTGGAAATATAATTCGGCAAGAAGATCAGCAACTTTTTCATAGTGGCAATCGTCAGCTAAAAGTTTCCGTCAATAGTCCAGTATTCTATTATGACAAGTTTAATAAATGTGATTTAGAGAGTGGTGGCAGGTCTTTGAAGAAAAAGTTCGATGAAATAATTAAAGATTTAGAGGAAAATAAACTTACACATCAGGGAAGTATAAAGCTCATATCTAGTAAGGGAGGCATTAAATATCTTCGAGCTAAATTAAGTGATAGTGACAGGTTATTATTTACGAGTATAGAGCATAATGGCAAAGATGTCTTTGTTATATTAGAAGTAATACCAAATCACGATTACGAGAACTCACGCTTTCTTAAAAGTACAGAAAAAACAAAAAGCATAGAAATAAAAGAAACAGAAGAAGGGATCATTGAAAAATCTTCTGGTAATGTACATAATGTTGAGATTAAGGATCTTCAACGAGCTCATTGGTTAGGTAAACTTCTTACTTTCAGTGCAACTCAGGAAGGTATAGTAAAAGATGTCGAAAATTATAAATTACCATTAGTTATTAGTGGAGCTGCTGGAAGCGGGAAGACATCAGTGGCTTTGGAGAGCCTCAAAAAGATGCAGGAGAAATTTGAAGGAGGAAAAATTCTATATATTACCAAATCCAAAAATCTTGTAAAAGAATCAAAAAAGTTACTTGAATACGAATGCTATGGTAAAACTGCTGATGAATTCAAGATTGTTGCCCCAGAAAAAATTGAATTCTTATCTCTTCATGGATTTCTTGAAAAGCGAACAGAAGATATAAAAGGAAAGAAGCCGATTGATAGGAATAAGTTTTTTTCATGGTTTGATAAAATATGCAAGCAAGATAAATTTAAGGAGTATAAAAAAGACGGAGATAAAATATTCGAAGAATTTACAGCTGTGATAGGTGGAGGAGGCTTATTAGAAGAAGAAGGGAAAAATCAATATGTTAATTTAGGATATAGACAATCTATATTTCCTAAGAACAAAAGGCACAGTGTTTATGATTTTTTTGAAGAATACAAGAAATTTATAGAGGGAAGTTCAGAATATTACGATACTAGTCTCATTGCTTATGAGTGTGTTAAAGAGGTACAGAAAGTTTATGATGCAGTTGTCGTAGATGAGGTTCAGGATTTGACTGAAAGCACGTTGAGTTTAGTATTGAGAAGTTTAAAAGATGAAAGTAAGGGTAATTTTTTATTATGTGGTGATGTTAATCAAGTAATACACCCTAGTTTTTTCTCTCCATCTAAGTTAAAATCTTTTCTCTGTCAAAATAAATATATAAGACAAGGGTCAGAAGTTTTTTATACTCTTGAGAAGAGTTATCGTAATAGTGAGCAAGTTACTGAGGTAGGTAATCGTATACTACATCTTAAGAATTATTGTTTTGCTCCAGAAGATAGGATAACAGAAGAGGAAAAAAAGCTTTTTTTTATGGAGAGTGATACTGAGAATAGAGGTAATGTCTGCTTCGTTACTAAGGATAAAGAACAAGAAATGGCAGGAAAAGTACCTGGGTCGATAAATTGGGCTGTTTTAGTTCTGGATGATGAGAGTAAGGAAGATGCTCGTAAATTGTTTAGTACTCCACTTGTGTTCAACATACATGAAGCCAAAGGCTTGGAATTTGAAAATGTGATTCTTTATAAGTTTATGTCCTGTAAGGCTTATAATGGAATATGGAATATAATAAAAGATAAAAAGAAGATTGAAGATCCTATTGGTAAAATCCGTGATTCCTATGATAACAAGGAGGTTAATACTTCAAGAAATAAGAATAAGGAAGATAAGTCTTCTGAGGAATATAAATTTCATATAAATGCTCTATATGTCGGAGTTACTCGTTCTGCTAGCAATCTCTATATTATAGATGATAAAAGTAATTTATTGAAAATAATAGAACCGAAGGAAAAGGGTAATGTGAATATTAAGAAAGAAGAATCTAGTCCTGAAGAATGGAGAGATATGGCGCTAAAGTTAATAGATGAAGGAAACGTAGAGCAAGCTAAAGATATAGCAATAAAAAAGTTGCTGGACAAAAAAGAATATGTTGAGAAGATCATAGGTGCGTTAAATCATCAAAAATGCAATAGAGAAGAGGTTGAAAAATATACCAAGGAGATCATGGATGCATTAGAAGCTAAAGAACGCCATGTGGAGGTTATTGTAACACAGTCTCCTTTAGACAAGTCTTGTAGTGTTGGAGATACTGTAGTTTTTGAAAAAGTAAAAAAACAGTTGGAAGTGGAAAAAGAGTTAGTTGTTGCTTCTCAAGATGATCATATTGAAGCACCAAAAGATGAAGGGATAGATATTAATGCAAAGGACTTAAAAGGGTGGACTTCTTCGCAATTAGAAAGAGAAAAGAGTGTTGCGAAATCAGAAAAAAAGAGAAAAGATCTTGACCAAATAATTAAGGAAGAAAAGGACAAAATTGCTAGCAATTTAATGAAATCCATGAAGTCAGGGGAGTTTATAAGTTTTAAAGATGATATGATTAAGGAGATTTTTATTGAGTATTGTCCTCTAGAACTATTAGGCAAAGCGATTATAAATACATTAGAATCTAAAATTGAGGGGAAACATACAGCATTTAATCACAATCGTAGAGATGGAAGTTTATCTCAGGAAGAAATCACAAGTGAATTAGCAGACATTCTTAGTAAGAAGAAGCATTTGGCTAATGGAAAAAAAATTGTGGATAGCACAAGAAGATTTATGGAAGGAATGTTTATAGTAAGCACAGAGTTGTTAAATCAAAAGCAAATAAGCAGAGACACAAAATATCGTTTGCAACAATTAGAGAAAAAATCTATAGATCTTGTGAGAAATATAGAGAAAAACATAACAGAACAATTTAAAAAACTTGTAGATAATTATTCAGAAGAGGAATTAGATTCAATTCTTAGTGAAATTTGTCGGGGATTAGAAAATAATAAAGCGAAATTAGAAGAGTGGATAAACCAAGAAGAACAAAAATATAAACAAGAGTATGAGCAAAAAGATGATAGAATGATGGGCAAAAAAATGCAAAATATGTTAAAGAAAAGTAACATCGATCTTTTGTCCTGCTTTGCTCCTAAAGACGTTGTTGATTACATTGTACAAGTAGTAGAATGTTTACCAGAGGGGAATCTTATGAAGATCCGCGTTGGTAAAATGGTCTGTGAGCATGAGAATTTGAAAGAGAGATGCCAAAGTTTTCTTTCAGAAAAGTTTAGTTTATCTCAATTTTACAAGCTCAAAGATGAAGTTGTGGGCGTTACAGATAGATTTTTCAAACTATGTAATACATTTCATCTCCTGAGTACTGAGGATTTACTAGTTTATCTCCTAAGTACTGAGGATTTACTAGAAGGAAATGATCTGGATAGTCTCGAAATTTTAGAAGAAGGGAGTGAAGCACATTCTGAAGAAACCTCTCGGTCTAATAGTAACCTTAGTGGTGTTTCTGTTTCTGGTCATTCCATTCAAGTTAGAGGAGAATGTTCAAAGCAGAAATGAGATAAGATTATTTAACTTATTAACCTTTTTATTTCATCAAGGGAAAGTCCGGTTATTTCAGCTATAACATCGATAGAGACACCTGCCTTAAGTGAGTTTTTAGCCACTTCAATTTTTTCTGCTTCTCTGCCTTTTTCATGTCCGATTTGGATGCCTTCATGAAGTTTTTCTTCAAGGGTAGATAAATAATCATCGGTACGTTTCTTAGCTTGATCATAAGCGAGACGTTCTTCTTTACTCCAATTATATTGGTTTAACTCATCATAAGCCCTACCAATAATTACATCACTACCTATTATTTTTTTTAGATCATCTTCACTTGTTTCATCTGCGTGCTTAAAAAAATAGATCCATTTTTCAACAATATTTTCTAATTGATCTTCTTTTGTTTTATTAAACTTTGGTAGCTCTATAAAAGTGAAACTAAAGTCTTTGAGATCATGTTCAAAGGTCATCTTATCAAAAGTAACGTGATCAGACTTATAAGCCAGCTTATTAGGAAATAAGATGAAATCAGCAATAGCAATAAAGATAACCCCTTTAAGATCATGATACTGGTCACCTACATCAGCTTGACTTGAATAAGCTTTGGCAGCGTAGTATTGGGCACGTTTTTCAAAGCCCCTTGTTTTAGCAACTTGCATCTCAATGATGGTTTTGACCCCTGTAGAATCAACACAGAGAACATCAACAATGCTTTGCTTTTGAGAGGCAATGACAGGGTCTTGAATGGGACTGAGAAAGGAGACATCTTTAATCTTATTGTCATCGGTAAGACCTAGTATATCATTAAGAAAGTGAATAAGAATATCTTTATTTTTTTCGGTACCAAAGATACGGCGAAAAGCTATATCATTGCGAGCATCAAGAAACTTCGAAAGAGCCATGAGAAAAAAACCTAGAAAGCATTAATAATTATACACAATTCTGAAGAAATATTCAACGTTTTTATGCTGAAGTCTATTAAAGTTAGCTAAATTTCAAGAGTTGGCAAAAAACTACCTTCATAGATGACCCTAGAATGCTATTACGCACCTTAGACGTCCCTTTCTATATCTTTTTATCACCCTTCTGTAAAGCACCTTGTAAGCCCAGCAAATGGATGCGATGAGTTTGAAGCTGTGGGAGACGTCAAATTGGTGTATAAAAATACAACGACATCGCTTAAAGAAACTAGCAACTATTAATATCTTTACTATCTCATAAAAAAATAAATAAAAAAGATTGAGAAATTGATTTGACTTCACTCGAAAGCTATGGCTTTATGCCAATGCTGATAAAAAAAACAGCAGTAAATATCTAAAAAAAGTTTGTTGTTAGTGAAAGGTAAATTATATGAATAAAAGTAAAGAAGAAATAGAATTCAGAATATTAGAAAGCAAAGGTAAAGCACTACTTGATCGTGAAATAATGGAAACGTTTCTAAGTGCAGTACATGAAAGGCCACAAGCTCAAGAAATTGCTAAAAATCTGGTGAATAGCTATACGGGAGTAGGAAGGATTTTAGGTCGAGAAATGGATGACCTGAAAGTTATAGAAGGAGTAACTGATTCTGCAGTAGCAATGATTATGTGTGTTAAGGAAACACTAGAAAGGGTACTGAGAGAAAAGCTCAAGGGTGAGCCAATAATGGACTTACAAGGGCTAGTAGAGTACTTATACCAATCTCCACTAATAGATAGACAAATAGTAAAAACTACAAATAATTGAGGCTAGAAAGAATAAATATGTAGTTTATGGCAGGAAAAAGTAAAGCAATAGGAGAAGAACTATATAATCAATGCAAGTTAGAATTAAAAAAATATGGAATAAGAGGAGAGATAGGAAGAAGGTTACAAGCAATAATATCAGCAAAGGAGTATGGTATCTCAAAAGTTGCTAAAATATATAGAATTACGAGAACGACATTAATGAAATGGATTGCAAGATTTAAAGAAAAAGGTGTTATTGGGTTTGCAATACAGCCAGGGCGAGGACCTAAACCAAAACTGAACGAGGAGAAGAAGGAAAAAATAAGAGAGGTAATAGAAGAAGATGGGGCAAATCTGACTGCTAAAAAATTGCAAGGTATAGTTGAAGGAATGTTAGCTATCAAAGTAAGTGAGTCAACGGCGAGAAGGCTTATGAAGAAGCTAGGATTTACATATATCACACCTCGTCCAGCACATTATAAACAAGACAAAAACAAACAAGAGGAGTTCAAAAAAAATCTCAATGAAATTGTGGAAAAGAACCGGAAAAAGGAGGTTTTTTTTCGATGAATCGAGATTTGGAACGCACTCAAAAGTTGGACATGGATGGTTTAAAAAGGGCTCAAGAACACAAGTTAAAGTAAAAATCGGAAGAGAAAACTTCTATCTTTACAGCGCTGTAAATCCCAGGAATGGAGAGGATATTAGCCTACTTGCTCCACATGTAAACACAGATTGCATGAACATATTTTTGGAGCAGATGTCGAAAGATTTGGGGACTAGAGAAGCTTTTCTTATCATGGATTGCGCAAGTTGGCATAGGTCTAAAGGTTTAAAAACTCCTGAAAATATCACCATAATTTATTTGCCGCCGTACTCGCCTGAGCTCAATCCTGTGGAAAGATTTTGGCAACATTTAAAGGAAAATATAATAAAGAACAAGATGTATGACTCTATTAAATTACTTGAAAATGCTGTATCTGAATTTATTCGAGATATTACGGAAAGTTCGATCAAAACCATTTGCTCTGTGAATTATTTGTCTAGTTATTTATGAGGGTTGGTATTAATGTTTTAACAGAAGGGGCGCCTGGGTATTGTCATTTTCCAGAGTATCCACCTGAGTACTTTAAACAATTAACAGCAGAGCAATTAATCACCAAGGTAGTAAAAGGGTATACCAAGCAAGAGTGGCAAAAGATAAGAGACCGAAATGAAGTACTAGATTGCAGAGTTTACGCAAGAGCAGCATCAATAGCACTGGGAATAGATAGATGGCCAGAGAGTAAATGGAATAGTTTGAGTGAAAAACCAGAAAGTAAAAAATCAAAGAGGATAGTGAAAAGTAAATGGATGAAAAATGTATAACGAAGAGTATTTGTCTCAAGTTGAACAAGCAATAGACTTCTTTCAAAATTCATGAAAGGAGCTCTCTATTGTGAATAGAGGCAATCAAATTAAATCTTAAGCCAAAACGTTTTCGTCGATTTCTATATCTGTCAGAAATGATTTTAAACCTTTTCAATAAGCCGATTACGTTTTCAACTACCACTCTTCGTATAGAGAGAGATCTATTTTCTGCTTTTTTCTCCTTTGATAAAGGATTCTTTTTTGATCTTCTATGTGGTAATTCAACATTTTTATGTATCTTTTGCATTCCTCTGTAACCAGAATCAGCTAGGATCTTAGTTTGCGGTAATATTGCTATCTTTGATTCTCTAAACATCCGAAAATCATGTTTTCTACCATTGGAGAAAGATGTACATACGACCTTTTTACTCTTCTTCTCTGTTACTATTTGTGTTTTTATAGTATGCCTTTTTTTCTTTCCAGAGTAAAAGCGCTTTTGCTTTTTTTTGGCCTTTCTACTGCTGTTTCAGTTCCATCTATTACCAAAACTTCGTATTCTACATTACTATTTAATAGATCTTTTTTTCCTGGTAATGCAAAATCTGGATGTTTTATTAATGTGTCTTCTACCCACCTTATTATTTTAAAACAGTTGCTTTCACTCATGCCATAACTTTGTCCTATATGAAAATATGTACGATATTCTCTCATATATTCCAGTGCCATAAGTAATCTATCTTCTATACAAAGTTTGCTTTTTCTTCCACTTCTAGCTTTTTTCCTTTTATCCTCCTCATCTAGAATTTCTACCATTCTCTTAAATGTTGATTTTTTTACCCCCGTTAAACGTCGAAACTTTTCTCCTTCTAACTTTTCTATTTCCTTATATTTCATGCTTCCAAATACTTGATCTTACTCTCTCTCCCTCAATTTTGAAAGAAGTCTAATAAAGAAGCTTCAGAGTGGCAAAAGAGTAGTATCGATTGCGTATGGTGACCATGTGGTTAGGTATGGAGAAGTTCAGATAAAAGATCTATTGGATTTAAGACAACGCATTAAATCTGAATTGAAAATCGCAGGTGTGAAGCCAAAAAGAAAGATTGTTATTTCAACGAATAAAGGGATCATATAATGATAAAAATCGTTGAAAGGAACACCATGACAAAAATTGTAGGAAAAGAATATACAGAATTTTTAGAGCAGTTGAAAGAACATATTGCTACTAGTCGTTATAAGGCAGCAAGAACAGTAAATAAAGAACTACTACTGCTTTATCATTATATTGGAACGCGGATTCTAGAAAAACAAAAGAGTCAGGGTTGGGGATCTAAAGTAATTGAGCAGTTAAGTAGAGACTTAAAGGCTGAATTCCCTGAAATGAAAGGATTTGGTATTGCTAACTTGCATAATATGAGGCGTTTTGCGGAGATTTATCCTAATCCTGAATTTCTCCAGCAAGTTGCTGGAATATTACCATGGTATCATCATGTCGTTTTAATGGAGCGAGTAAAAGATCACGAAGCAAGGCTATTTTATATAAGAAATGCTTCAGAGTATGGTTGGTCACGCGCTATAATGATACATCAAATAGAACTTGGCCTTCATAAACGGCAAGGTAAAGCAATTACAAATTTTAAAGAAAAACTGCCTTATCCAACATCAGATCTAGCAAATCAAACTCTTAAGGATCCATATATTTTTGATTTTTTAAGTATAGGCAAAGACGCTCATGAAAGAGAAATAGAAAAAGGGTTAGTGGCACATATTGAGAAATTCCTACTGGAACTCGGCGCTGGTTTTTCTTTTGTTGGGCGCCAATACCATTTAACAGTTAGACAAAAGGATTACTACTTAGATCTCCTATTTTATCACTTAAAGCTTAGGTGTTTTGTAGTAATAGAAATTAAAGCAGTTGAGTTTGAACCAGAACATTCTGGAAAGATGAATTTTTACTTATCAATGGTTGATGACTTGCTAAAACACTCAACAGATAACCCTTCAATAGGATTAATTTTATGCAAATCTAAAGATAATGTACTTGCTGAATATGCACTCCGAGACATGACCAAACCAATAGGTCTTGCAGAGTATCAAATCACTGAAAATCTACCAGAAGAGGTAAAAACAGCTTTGCCAACAATAGAAGAGTTAGAAGCTGAGTTATCAAAAGTTTCAGACAAGGAAAAGTAATGCTACTAAAATCATTCAAACAATTATTCCGCAAACCAAAGATAAAAAGCTCTGCATGGGATGCAGCAGGTTCAGGAAGAAGATTTTTTCACTTTCAACCAGAGTCAGGAAGCATAAACAATTTGCTGTCTCAAAGACTTGAAACTTTACGAAGTCGATCTCGAGACATGGTAAGAAAGAACTCCTATGCAGCAAACATCATCGATACGATAGTAAGTAACTCTGTTGGGACAGGAATAAAGCCGCAGTCAAAGGCGAAAGATGCAGAGTTTCGGAAAAAAGTGCAAGAGTTATGGCTGAGATGGACAGATGAAGCAGACAGCAGTGGGATAAATGATTTTTATGGGTTACAAGCTTTGGTCTGTAGGAGCATGATAGAGGGAGGGGAATGTTTTGTACGGCTGAGAACAAGAAAACGAGAAGATGGTCTTTGTGTGCCATTGCAACTGCAAGTACTTGAATCAGAGCATTTAGATAATAAAAGCAATCAGACGCTCGGCAATGGTAATGTAATTCAGAGTGGCATTGAGTTTAATAGACTTGGGCAAAGAGAAGCGTACTACCTGTTTAGAGAACATCCAGGAGAAGGCTCGTTTGGCGAATCGGTGAGAGTGCCAGCAAATGATGTTTTACATATTTACAGACCACTAAGACCTGGGCAGATTCGAGGAGTACCATGGTTGTCCAGTGTACTGTTAAAGCTCTATGAACTAGATCAATATGATGATGCAGAATTAGTGAGAAAAAAGACTGCTGCAATGTTTGCTGGATTTATTACCAGACTCGATCCAGAAGCAAATATTTTAGGAGAAGGAGAAAGCAATGAACATGTAGTAGCGCTGTCAGGTTTAGAACCTGGGACTATGCAATTACTTGATCCAGGTGAAGACATAAAATTTTCAGAACCATCAGATGTTGGGGGAAGTTATGAAGCATTTATGAAACAGCAGCTCAGAGCAATAGCAGTAGGCACAGGGATAACGTATGAGCAGCTAACAGGAGATCTAAGTGGTGTCAATTATTCATCAATAAGAGCAGGGTTAATAGAGTTTCGGCGGAGGTGCGGAATGTTACAGCATAATATAATGGTATTTCAGTTTTGCCGTCCAGTATGGGATAGGTGGTTAGAATTAGCCCTACTCTCAGGAGAACTCGATATAGGAGAAGAATGGACAAAAAAAGGGGCAAAAGAAGTAAAATGGATACCACAAGGATTTGATTGGGTAGACCCGCTGAAAGATCAGCAAGCACAGCAAATGGCGGTAAGAAATGGGTTTAAGAGCAGGTCAGAGGTGGTATCAGAGCTGGGTTACGATATAGAAGAAATCGACCAAGAAATTGCTGAGGACCAAAGACGTGCGAGTGAACTGGGCTTAAGTTTTGATTCTGATGTGAATTCTAATGCTGAAATGATATAAAATTCTATTTCTATGACAAAAGGGTTTTTATTGCCCCAGACACAAATAAAAAATTTTAAAAACATATGACGACACAAATAAATTGGATGAATAAGCCGATGATGATAGAGGCGAGAAGTTTTGAATTACTGTCATTACAAGCAGCAAAACACCCTACGTTTAAAAACATAAAACATGTAACAAGAAATAGTGAAATGGGAATAAAAGTAATACCAATACATGGAATCTTGACGAAGAATTCAGAAGCTTTTGACGATATTTTAGGGATGACATCATATGAGAAGATACGTGAAGAGATAGAAGAAGCTTTAATAGATGAAGAAATAGAAACAATAATTTTGGACATAGACAGCCCCGGAGGAGAAGTAAACGGTTTATTCGACCTTTCGGACTTTATTTACGAAGCAAGGACAAAAAAGAGGATTGTGGCGATAGCAAATGATGATGCTTACTCTGCTGCGTATGCTATAGCTTCTAGCGCTGAAAAGGTGTATGTAAGCAGAACATCTGGGGTAGGAAGCATAGGAGTAATAGCAAGTCACGTTGATCAAAGTGGATTTGATGAAAAACAGGGGGTAAAGTATACCACAGTATTTGCAGGAAAGAGAAAAAACGATTTAAATCCGCATGAGCCGAT contains the following coding sequences:
- a CDS encoding YhcG family protein — encoded protein: MTKIVGKEYTEFLEQLKEHIATSRYKAARTVNKELLLLYHYIGTRILEKQKSQGWGSKVIEQLSRDLKAEFPEMKGFGIANLHNMRRFAEIYPNPEFLQQVAGILPWYHHVVLMERVKDHEARLFYIRNASEYGWSRAIMIHQIELGLHKRQGKAITNFKEKLPYPTSDLANQTLKDPYIFDFLSIGKDAHEREIEKGLVAHIEKFLLELGAGFSFVGRQYHLTVRQKDYYLDLLFYHLKLRCFVVIEIKAVEFEPEHSGKMNFYLSMVDDLLKHSTDNPSIGLILCKSKDNVLAEYALRDMTKPIGLAEYQITENLPEEVKTALPTIEELEAELSKVSDKEK
- a CDS encoding phage portal protein, producing MLLKSFKQLFRKPKIKSSAWDAAGSGRRFFHFQPESGSINNLLSQRLETLRSRSRDMVRKNSYAANIIDTIVSNSVGTGIKPQSKAKDAEFRKKVQELWLRWTDEADSSGINDFYGLQALVCRSMIEGGECFVRLRTRKREDGLCVPLQLQVLESEHLDNKSNQTLGNGNVIQSGIEFNRLGQREAYYLFREHPGEGSFGESVRVPANDVLHIYRPLRPGQIRGVPWLSSVLLKLYELDQYDDAELVRKKTAAMFAGFITRLDPEANILGEGESNEHVVALSGLEPGTMQLLDPGEDIKFSEPSDVGGSYEAFMKQQLRAIAVGTGITYEQLTGDLSGVNYSSIRAGLIEFRRRCGMLQHNIMVFQFCRPVWDRWLELALLSGELDIGEEWTKKGAKEVKWIPQGFDWVDPLKDQQAQQMAVRNGFKSRSEVVSELGYDIEEIDQEIAEDQRRASELGLSFDSDVNSNAEMI
- a CDS encoding S49 family peptidase codes for the protein MTTQINWMNKPMMIEARSFELLSLQAAKHPTFKNIKHVTRNSEMGIKVIPIHGILTKNSEAFDDILGMTSYEKIREEIEEALIDEEIETIILDIDSPGGEVNGLFDLSDFIYEARTKKRIVAIANDDAYSAAYAIASSAEKVYVSRTSGVGSIGVIASHVDQSGFDEKQGVKYTTVFAGKRKNDLNPHEPITSESLESLQGEVNRLYEMFVQLIARNRNLSMERIKSTEAGLYFGEKAIEIGLADGITILSSINKNRSITMNEKTTTDLETDNLTNKIKNDSYRTEVLELIRLCNLSKMPEKIEEFIKQEMNPKQVQEVLMSILAKQTEKTEIMSTIPQNSAEDLMIQVAKNRAGI